A single window of Arcobacter venerupis DNA harbors:
- a CDS encoding ORF6N domain-containing protein, with protein sequence MQNLIINENSIKDKIHTIRNLQVMLDRDLAELYGVETKHINQAVRNNQDKFMDDFYFELTNNEFENLRSKNLTANFSKTRINPKVFTEQGIYMLATILKSKVASEVTVYIIKTFANIRKLISQNIPMFERFERIEQRLTIHDENFDKLFDALEDKSLKPKQGIFYDGEVFDAYVFINDLLKLATNEIILIDNYIDETVFTIFSKYPNIKIKIYTKTISKQLKLDFQKYQTQYQNIELFEFKNSHDRFLIIDKKEVYHLGASIKDLGKKWFAFSKFEIENLKILDYLKK encoded by the coding sequence ATGCAAAATTTGATAATAAATGAAAATAGTATAAAAGATAAAATTCACACAATAAGAAATCTTCAAGTGATGTTAGATAGAGACTTAGCAGAACTTTATGGAGTTGAAACAAAACATATAAATCAAGCAGTTCGTAATAATCAAGATAAATTTATGGATGATTTTTATTTTGAATTGACAAATAATGAATTTGAAAATTTGCGGTCAAAAAATTTGACCGCAAATTTCTCTAAAACTAGAATAAATCCAAAAGTTTTTACAGAACAAGGTATTTATATGTTAGCAACTATTCTAAAAAGTAAAGTTGCTTCTGAAGTTACGGTTTATATTATAAAAACCTTTGCAAATATTAGAAAACTTATTTCTCAGAATATTCCTATGTTTGAACGATTTGAAAGAATAGAACAAAGATTAACTATCCATGATGAAAATTTTGACAAACTTTTTGATGCTTTAGAAGATAAATCTCTTAAACCAAAACAAGGGATATTTTATGATGGAGAAGTTTTTGATGCTTATGTTTTTATAAATGATTTATTAAAACTTGCAACAAATGAAATAATTCTAATTGATAACTACATTGATGAAACAGTATTTACAATATTTTCAAAATACCCAAATATTAAAATCAAGATTTATACAAAAACTATTTCAAAACAACTAAAACTAGATTTCCAAAAATATCAAACTCAGTACCAAAATATAGAACTTTTTGAGTTCAAAAACTCTCACGATAGATTTTTAATCATTGATAAAAAAGAAGTTTATCATTTAGGAGCTAGTATTAAAGATTTGGGTAAAAAGTGGTTCGCTTTTTCTAAGTTTGAAATAGAAAATCTAAAAATATTAGATTATTTAAAAAAATAA
- a CDS encoding urease accessory protein UreD yields MSIKFSFKDEVFSLDSLKLPSRHYHFNEQENYIKLLNIGEGIFPKDRLRTSVKLDNSNLILTTESATKIYPSKKEYGINKIDVQLFNNSNLEFINDELILYKDSRYIQFFNLKSDENSTFFYTDILSRGRSFENFDFSKMKIKNRFFENEKLEYIEKFDILGDELKDYITRKSSKNFIFAKFYIKTKNNEEFLKQIHQNNFESFTFSQNKKIIIGVISSNNMSNLKSKIMNVWKIYRENMNKKEFSLGKQ; encoded by the coding sequence ATGAGTATTAAGTTTAGTTTTAAAGATGAGGTTTTTTCATTAGATAGTTTGAAACTTCCCTCAAGACATTATCATTTTAATGAGCAAGAAAATTACATAAAGTTACTAAATATTGGTGAGGGAATTTTTCCAAAAGATAGACTTAGAACATCTGTAAAACTTGATAATTCAAACTTAATACTCACAACCGAATCAGCCACAAAAATCTATCCATCAAAAAAAGAGTATGGAATAAATAAAATAGATGTGCAACTTTTTAACAACTCAAATTTAGAGTTTATAAATGATGAGTTGATTTTGTATAAAGATTCACGATATATTCAGTTTTTTAATCTAAAAAGCGATGAAAATTCAACTTTTTTTTATACAGATATTTTGAGTCGTGGAAGAAGTTTTGAAAACTTTGATTTCTCAAAAATGAAAATAAAAAATAGATTTTTTGAAAATGAAAAACTAGAATATATAGAAAAATTCGATATTTTAGGTGATGAACTAAAAGATTATATCACTAGAAAAAGCAGTAAGAATTTTATTTTTGCTAAGTTTTATATAAAAACAAAAAATAATGAAGAGTTCCTAAAACAAATACATCAAAATAACTTCGAATCATTTACCTTTAGTCAAAATAAAAAAATAATCATAGGTGTAATAAGCTCAAACAATATGTCAAATCTAAAATCTAAAATTATGAATGTTTGGAAAATATATAGAGAAAATATGAATAAAAAAGAATTTTCTTTGGGGAAACAGTAA